The Eriocheir sinensis breed Jianghai 21 chromosome 49, ASM2467909v1, whole genome shotgun sequence genome has a segment encoding these proteins:
- the LOC126981890 gene encoding lateral signaling target protein 2 homolog isoform X2, whose protein sequence is MAHKVGQDEALHEPDSRSDTSLSPAASHQHEYRTRGREMVSGPAVSAVDGPSSSPPGATCLEDSRYRCVEDISSGGPPGEGQKGGEKVWRKGLRQAEDSSETDMVGGSAGVLEAGQQQQGLAAAAAVMEHADPNMYSSDEWEESDLSDTDGDHSDSSDDDDPKSQVDRLIEKVTLVYLDGENSNLSSETESSDDSDFDDSDSESDITDVSPLISATASPLGLSPVLPRRALGTSPLALHDNRGLGFSNYEAQALDRQGKEGEQAFHHQLTVPLEEHHHLHHHHHHQRHQDTSDMSVLLKAVVELEEEQRRQQGGSGKKARRQESPSQPITSQPPTDNQMPQRSPPIAIHPIDASPHHRHLRRVGGGHHHRRKNMSFPNEEVRRIDRDNQILLEKIMNAHSRTSSKHHHHHHHHSHSNSSSSSTNQSFTGHHHSSRPVHRPANSTVNRRREEEKIRRENMVNPAAENSGGQAIKGGGSVPFGPTPPHTHRPLRSARLL, encoded by the exons ATGGCTCACAAAGTAGGCCAGGACGAGGCCCTGCACGAGCCCGACAGCCGCAGTGACACGAGCCTGAGCCCCGCGGCCAGCCACCAGCACGAGTACAGGACtaggggaagggaaatggtgaGCGGACCCGCAGTGAGTGCAGTGGACGGCCCCAGTAGCTCCCCGCCTGGTGCCACTTGTTTAGAGGACTCCCGGTACCGTTGTGTGGAGGACATTTCTTCTGGCGGGCCCCCGGGAGAAGgtcagaagggaggagagaaggtgtgGAGGAAGGGACTGCGCCAGGCTGAGGACAGTAGTGAGACAGACATGGTTGGCGGTAGTGCGGGTGTCCTCGAGgctgggcagcagcagcaggggctGGCCGCTGCGGCAGCAGTCATGGAACACGCAGACCCCAACATGTACAGCTCGGACGAGTGGGAGGAGAGTGACCTCAGCGACACGGACGGCGACCACAGCGACAGCAGCGACGACGACGACCCCAAGTCCCAGGTGGACCGCCTCATCGAGAAGGTCACCCTCGTCTACCTGGACGGCGAGAACTCCAACCTGTCCTCGGAGACGGAGAGCAGCGACGACAGCGACTTCGATGACAGCGACAGCGAGAGCGACATCACGGACGTGTCGCCGCTGATCTCCGCCACGGCGAGCCCCCTGGGGCTGTCCCCCGTGCTCCCGCGCCGCGCCCTGGGCACCTCGCCCCTGGCCCTGCACGACAACAGGGGCCTGGGCTTCAGCAACTACGAGGCGCAAGCGCTTGACCGCCAGGGCAAGGAGGGGGAGCAGGCCTTCCACCACCAGCTGACGGTGCCCCTGGAGGagcaccaccacctgcaccaccaccaccaccaccaacggcaCCAGGACACCTCAGACATGTCTGTGCTCCTGAAGGCCGTggtggagctggaggaggagcagcggcggCAGCAGGGGGGCAGCGGCAAGAAGGCAAGGCGGCAGGAGTCCCCGAGCCAGCCCATCACCAGCCAGCCCCCTACGGACAACCAGATGCCCCAGAGGTCGCCACCCATCGCCATCCACCCCATTGACGCCAGCCCGCACCACAGACACCTGCGGCGGGTGGGGGGTGGCCACCACCACCGGAGGAAGAACATGTCCTTCCCCAACGAGGAGGTCCGCAGGATAGACCGGGACAACCAGATCCTGCTGGAGAAGATCATGAACGCCCACAGTCGCACCTCctccaagcaccaccaccaccaccaccaccactcccactccaactcatcctcctcatccaccaaCCAAAGCTTCACCGGCCACCACCACAGTAGTCGCCCAGTCCACCGGCCGGCGAATTCAACCGTCAaccggaggagagaggaggagaaaatacgcAGGGAAAATATGGTAA ATCCTGCTGCGGAAAATTCAGGAGGCCAAGCCATCAAGGGAGGTGGCAGCGTTCCGTTCGGCCCGACACCACCGCACACCCACCGGCCTCTCCGCAGCGCCCGGCTCCTGTAG
- the LOC126981890 gene encoding cilia- and flagella-associated protein 97-like isoform X1: protein MAHKVGQDEALHEPDSRSDTSLSPAASHQHEYRTRGREMVSGPAVSAVDGPSSSPPGATCLEDSRYRCVEDISSGGPPGEGQKGGEKVWRKGLRQAEDSSETDMVGGSAGVLEAGQQQQGLAAAAAVMEHADPNMYSSDEWEESDLSDTDGDHSDSSDDDDPKSQVDRLIEKVTLVYLDGENSNLSSETESSDDSDFDDSDSESDITDVSPLISATASPLGLSPVLPRRALGTSPLALHDNRGLGFSNYEAQALDRQGKEGEQAFHHQLTVPLEEHHHLHHHHHHQRHQDTSDMSVLLKAVVELEEEQRRQQGGSGKKARRQESPSQPITSQPPTDNQMPQRSPPIAIHPIDASPHHRHLRRVGGGHHHRRKNMSFPNEEVRRIDRDNQILLEKIMNAHSRTSSKHHHHHHHHSHSNSSSSSTNQSFTGHHHSSRPVHRPANSTVNRRREEEKIRRENMILLRKIQEAKPSREVAAFRSARHHRTPTGLSAAPGSCSASARTAPGHVAAATTPRKETAL from the exons ATGGCTCACAAAGTAGGCCAGGACGAGGCCCTGCACGAGCCCGACAGCCGCAGTGACACGAGCCTGAGCCCCGCGGCCAGCCACCAGCACGAGTACAGGACtaggggaagggaaatggtgaGCGGACCCGCAGTGAGTGCAGTGGACGGCCCCAGTAGCTCCCCGCCTGGTGCCACTTGTTTAGAGGACTCCCGGTACCGTTGTGTGGAGGACATTTCTTCTGGCGGGCCCCCGGGAGAAGgtcagaagggaggagagaaggtgtgGAGGAAGGGACTGCGCCAGGCTGAGGACAGTAGTGAGACAGACATGGTTGGCGGTAGTGCGGGTGTCCTCGAGgctgggcagcagcagcaggggctGGCCGCTGCGGCAGCAGTCATGGAACACGCAGACCCCAACATGTACAGCTCGGACGAGTGGGAGGAGAGTGACCTCAGCGACACGGACGGCGACCACAGCGACAGCAGCGACGACGACGACCCCAAGTCCCAGGTGGACCGCCTCATCGAGAAGGTCACCCTCGTCTACCTGGACGGCGAGAACTCCAACCTGTCCTCGGAGACGGAGAGCAGCGACGACAGCGACTTCGATGACAGCGACAGCGAGAGCGACATCACGGACGTGTCGCCGCTGATCTCCGCCACGGCGAGCCCCCTGGGGCTGTCCCCCGTGCTCCCGCGCCGCGCCCTGGGCACCTCGCCCCTGGCCCTGCACGACAACAGGGGCCTGGGCTTCAGCAACTACGAGGCGCAAGCGCTTGACCGCCAGGGCAAGGAGGGGGAGCAGGCCTTCCACCACCAGCTGACGGTGCCCCTGGAGGagcaccaccacctgcaccaccaccaccaccaccaacggcaCCAGGACACCTCAGACATGTCTGTGCTCCTGAAGGCCGTggtggagctggaggaggagcagcggcggCAGCAGGGGGGCAGCGGCAAGAAGGCAAGGCGGCAGGAGTCCCCGAGCCAGCCCATCACCAGCCAGCCCCCTACGGACAACCAGATGCCCCAGAGGTCGCCACCCATCGCCATCCACCCCATTGACGCCAGCCCGCACCACAGACACCTGCGGCGGGTGGGGGGTGGCCACCACCACCGGAGGAAGAACATGTCCTTCCCCAACGAGGAGGTCCGCAGGATAGACCGGGACAACCAGATCCTGCTGGAGAAGATCATGAACGCCCACAGTCGCACCTCctccaagcaccaccaccaccaccaccaccactcccactccaactcatcctcctcatccaccaaCCAAAGCTTCACCGGCCACCACCACAGTAGTCGCCCAGTCCACCGGCCGGCGAATTCAACCGTCAaccggaggagagaggaggagaaaatacgcAGGGAAAATATG ATCCTGCTGCGGAAAATTCAGGAGGCCAAGCCATCAAGGGAGGTGGCAGCGTTCCGTTCGGCCCGACACCACCGCACACCCACCGGCCTCTCCGCAGCGCCCGGCTCCTGTAGTGCGTCGGCCCGCACCGCCCCCGGGCATGTGGCCGCTGCCACGACACCAAGAAAGGAGACGGCGCTGTGA